From the Streptomyces syringium genome, one window contains:
- the pdxR gene encoding MocR-like pyridoxine biosynthesis transcription factor PdxR: MPKDWSGSRLDLHLDIDVAGGRRSGLEAALRAAVREGRLAAGTRLPSTRGLARELGLSRGTVSAAFGQLTEEGYLTTRPGSGTTVADVPSRAVLPARHREPAPTAPRHDLRAGLPDVSAFPSRAWLAATRRVLARARPEVFGAGDPQGRMELRAALVDHLGRTRGVITTPDRVVITSGHYQSVSLLGGVLAANGTSAAAVEDPGHNLYREAVRRAGLTALPLPVDGQGARVDALPRSAGAVFLTPSHHYPTGVPLHPGRRQAVCGWARATGGLIVEDDYDGEFRYDRQPVGALQGVAPDHVVYCGTASKTLGPALRLAWLVLPPHLVAPVVRAKREADLYTETLGQLVLADLITTHAYDRHIRAARLRYRGRRELLLDRVAAIGGLTAHGVPAGLHALVTLPADGPAEHRLLAACARHGLALRGLSELHHDPAGRPQGLLIGFAAPSDRAYPRALDVLCGVLARSMPGQGLTP; the protein is encoded by the coding sequence ATGCCGAAAGACTGGTCCGGTTCCCGCCTCGACCTCCACCTCGACATCGACGTGGCGGGCGGGCGGCGGTCCGGCCTGGAGGCAGCCCTGCGCGCGGCGGTCCGGGAGGGCCGGCTGGCCGCCGGGACACGGCTGCCGTCCACCCGTGGGCTGGCCCGCGAGCTCGGGCTGTCGAGGGGCACGGTCAGCGCCGCCTTCGGCCAGCTCACCGAGGAGGGCTACCTGACCACGCGCCCGGGCTCGGGCACCACCGTGGCCGACGTACCCTCCCGCGCCGTACTCCCCGCCCGGCACCGGGAACCCGCCCCCACCGCCCCCCGCCACGATCTGCGCGCCGGACTCCCCGACGTCAGCGCCTTCCCCTCCCGGGCCTGGCTCGCCGCCACCCGCCGGGTGCTCGCCCGGGCCCGTCCCGAGGTCTTCGGCGCCGGGGACCCGCAGGGCCGGATGGAGCTGCGTGCCGCTCTCGTCGACCACCTGGGCCGCACCCGCGGCGTGATCACCACCCCGGACCGGGTCGTGATCACCTCCGGTCACTACCAGTCCGTGAGCCTGCTCGGCGGCGTGCTGGCCGCGAACGGCACGAGCGCCGCGGCCGTGGAGGACCCCGGCCACAACCTCTACCGCGAGGCCGTCCGCCGCGCCGGGCTCACCGCGCTCCCCCTGCCGGTCGACGGCCAAGGGGCCCGCGTCGACGCCCTGCCGCGGAGCGCCGGCGCGGTGTTCCTGACACCCTCCCACCACTACCCGACCGGTGTGCCGCTGCATCCGGGCCGCCGGCAGGCCGTGTGCGGGTGGGCGCGCGCCACGGGCGGACTGATCGTGGAGGACGACTACGACGGCGAGTTCCGCTACGACAGACAGCCCGTGGGCGCCCTGCAAGGCGTCGCCCCCGACCACGTCGTCTACTGCGGCACCGCGTCCAAGACGCTCGGTCCCGCGCTCCGGCTGGCCTGGCTGGTCCTGCCGCCCCACCTGGTGGCACCCGTCGTGCGGGCCAAGCGGGAAGCCGATCTGTACACCGAGACCCTGGGCCAGCTCGTCCTCGCCGACCTGATCACCACGCACGCCTACGACCGCCACATCCGCGCGGCCCGTCTGCGGTACCGCGGGCGCCGCGAACTCCTCCTCGACCGGGTCGCCGCCATCGGCGGCCTCACCGCCCACGGGGTCCCGGCCGGGCTGCACGCCCTGGTCACCCTCCCGGCGGACGGGCCCGCCGAACACCGGCTCCTGGCCGCCTGCGCCCGCCACGGGCTCGCCCTGCGCGGCCTCTCCGAACTCCACCACGACCCCGCGGGCCGCCCCCAGGGCCTGCTGATCGGCTTCGCCGCCCCGTCCGACCGCGCCTACCCGCGGGCCCTCGACGTGCTGTGCGGCGTCCTGGCCCGGTCCATGCCGGGCCAGGGCCTGACTCCCTGA
- a CDS encoding metallophosphoesterase — translation MIIIAHLSDIHLDGGRRSAERTRAVMDYLERLPCDLDAVLVTGDIADHARAAEYEQARQLLVSRHPVLVCPGNHDERTAFRQFLLGQPGSGAPVNQVLHTAGCVIALCDSSVPGKDEGFLEDETLDWLDGVLGRAPVGLPALVGFHHPPVPLHTPFVDGIRQFGQERLAALVERRPQIAGFVCGHAHTPAATTFAGRPLLVAPGVVSTLRLPWERHGDPEGPAAHVHLDQPPALAFHILAEDGRLTTHYRTVVG, via the coding sequence GTGATCATCATCGCCCACCTCAGCGACATCCACCTCGACGGAGGGCGGCGCAGCGCCGAGCGCACCCGGGCCGTCATGGACTATCTGGAACGGCTCCCCTGCGACCTGGACGCCGTCCTCGTCACCGGGGACATCGCCGACCACGCCCGTGCGGCCGAGTACGAACAGGCTCGTCAACTGCTCGTATCCCGGCACCCGGTGCTGGTCTGCCCCGGCAACCACGACGAACGCACGGCGTTCCGGCAGTTCCTGCTGGGGCAGCCGGGCTCGGGGGCGCCGGTCAACCAAGTGCTGCACACCGCCGGCTGCGTCATCGCGCTGTGCGACTCCTCGGTGCCGGGCAAGGACGAAGGCTTCCTCGAGGACGAGACGCTGGATTGGCTGGACGGCGTCCTGGGCCGGGCCCCGGTGGGCCTGCCCGCGCTGGTCGGCTTCCACCACCCGCCGGTGCCGCTGCACACGCCGTTCGTCGACGGCATCCGCCAGTTCGGCCAGGAGCGGCTCGCCGCCCTCGTGGAGCGCCGGCCGCAGATCGCCGGCTTCGTGTGCGGACACGCCCACACCCCGGCGGCGACCACCTTCGCGGGGCGGCCGTTGCTGGTGGCTCCCGGGGTCGTCTCCACGCTCCGGCTCCCCTGGGAGCGGCACGGCGACCCGGAGGGGCCCGCCGCCCACGTCCACCTCGACCAGCCGCCCGCGCTGGCCTTCCACATCCTTGCGGAGGACGGGCGGCTGACCACCCATTACCGGACCGTCGTCGGCTGA
- a CDS encoding DUF2277 domain-containing protein — protein MCRSIKTLRPPMTPEVGEEDIRAAALQYVRKVSGFRAPAAHNQAVFDEAVDAVADATARLLDGLVVKSGPARA, from the coding sequence ATGTGCCGCAGCATCAAGACGCTCAGACCGCCCATGACCCCCGAAGTGGGCGAGGAGGACATCAGGGCGGCCGCCCTGCAGTACGTGCGCAAGGTGTCGGGCTTCCGGGCGCCGGCCGCGCACAATCAGGCGGTCTTCGACGAGGCCGTGGACGCGGTGGCCGATGCCACCGCGCGCCTGCTGGACGGGCTGGTCGTGAAGTCCGGCCCGGCCCGCGCCTGA
- a CDS encoding NAD+ synthase: MPQLRLALNQIDSRVGDLAGNAETIVHWTRHSAEQGAHLVAFPEMALTGYPVEDLALRSSFVEASRAALRALAARLAAEGLGELPVVVGYLDRSEQGSVRFGQPAGAPRNAAAVLHRGRVALTFAKHHLPNYGVFDEFRYFVPGETLPVVRVHGVDVALAICEDLWQEGGRVPATRSAGAGLLLSINASPYEREKDDTRLELVRKRAQEAGCTTAYLAMTGGQDELVFDGDTIVVDRDGEIVARAPQFEQGCVLIDLDLPAAAAEAPSGVVDDGLRIDHVTLSAEPLPAYEPETPGGLAPRLGDEEEVYKALVEGLRAYVVKNGFRSVIIGLSGGIDSALVAALACDAIGAENVHGVAMPSRYSSDHSLGDAEDLARRTGLNFRTVPIGPMFDAYMGALGLTGLAEENLQSRLRGTLLMALSNQEGHIVLAPGNKSELACGYSTLYGDSVGAYGPIKDVYKTLIFRLARWRNQAAEGRGETPPIPENSITKPPSAELRPGQVDTDSLPDYPVLDRILELYVDRDQGRDAIIAAGFDAELVTRILRLVDTAEYKRRQYPPGTKISAKGFGKDRRLPITNAWREHV, encoded by the coding sequence GTGCCTCAACTTCGTCTCGCCCTGAACCAGATCGACTCCCGCGTCGGCGATCTCGCCGGGAACGCCGAGACGATCGTCCACTGGACCCGGCACTCCGCCGAGCAGGGCGCCCATCTCGTGGCGTTCCCCGAGATGGCGCTGACCGGCTACCCCGTCGAGGACCTGGCACTGCGGTCCTCCTTCGTCGAGGCCAGCCGGGCCGCGCTGCGCGCGCTCGCCGCGCGCCTCGCCGCCGAGGGCCTCGGGGAGCTGCCCGTCGTCGTCGGTTATCTCGACCGCAGCGAGCAGGGCAGTGTCCGCTTCGGCCAGCCCGCCGGCGCCCCGCGCAACGCCGCCGCCGTGCTGCACCGCGGCCGGGTCGCCCTGACCTTCGCCAAGCACCACCTTCCCAACTACGGCGTCTTCGACGAGTTCCGCTACTTCGTGCCCGGTGAGACGCTGCCCGTGGTGCGGGTGCACGGCGTCGACGTCGCGCTCGCGATCTGCGAGGACCTGTGGCAGGAGGGCGGCCGGGTGCCCGCGACCCGGTCCGCCGGGGCCGGGCTGCTGCTGTCGATCAACGCCTCCCCGTACGAGCGCGAGAAGGACGACACCCGGCTGGAGCTGGTGCGCAAGCGCGCCCAGGAAGCGGGCTGCACGACCGCGTACCTCGCGATGACCGGCGGCCAGGACGAGCTGGTCTTCGACGGCGACACGATCGTCGTGGACCGCGACGGCGAGATCGTCGCGCGTGCCCCGCAGTTCGAACAGGGCTGCGTGCTGATCGACCTCGACCTGCCGGCCGCCGCGGCCGAGGCCCCCTCCGGTGTCGTGGACGACGGGCTGCGCATCGACCACGTCACCCTCTCGGCCGAGCCGCTCCCGGCGTACGAGCCGGAGACGCCGGGCGGTCTCGCGCCCCGGCTGGGCGACGAGGAGGAGGTGTACAAGGCGCTGGTGGAGGGCCTGCGCGCGTACGTCGTGAAGAACGGCTTCCGCAGCGTCATCATCGGCCTGTCCGGCGGCATCGACTCGGCGCTCGTCGCCGCCCTCGCCTGTGACGCCATCGGCGCGGAGAACGTGCACGGCGTGGCGATGCCGTCGCGCTACTCCTCCGACCACTCCCTCGGCGACGCCGAGGACCTCGCCCGGCGCACCGGCCTGAACTTCCGCACGGTGCCGATCGGCCCGATGTTCGACGCGTACATGGGTGCGCTGGGCCTGACCGGTCTGGCCGAGGAGAACCTCCAGTCGCGGCTGCGCGGCACGCTGCTGATGGCCCTCTCCAACCAGGAGGGCCACATCGTGCTCGCGCCGGGCAACAAGTCCGAGCTGGCCTGCGGGTACTCCACCCTCTACGGCGACTCGGTCGGCGCGTACGGCCCGATCAAGGACGTCTACAAGACCCTGATCTTCCGCCTCGCCCGATGGCGCAACCAGGCGGCGGAGGGGCGCGGCGAGACCCCGCCGATCCCGGAGAACTCCATCACCAAGCCGCCGAGCGCCGAGCTGCGCCCCGGCCAGGTCGACACGGACTCGCTCCCGGACTATCCGGTGCTGGACCGGATCCTGGAGCTGTACGTCGACCGCGACCAGGGCCGGGACGCGATCATCGCGGCGGGCTTCGACGCGGAACTGGTCACGCGGATCCTGCGGCTGGTGGACACGGCGGAGTACAAGCGCCGGCAGTACCCGCCGGGCACGAAGATCTCCGCGAAGGGCTTCGGCAAGGACCGCCGGCTGCCGATCACGAACGCCTGGCGGGAGCACGTCTGA